ATGTCTTTCCTTGAAAACGGTCTGTTCTTTAGCTCCGGTCCGGAGTTTACAAAGTATGCTCCGTTCAAAAACTCGTCGTTGATCGATCTCCATTGCCAACTTGTCCATATTTTTTCTTCTGTGTATTCTCTCTTTGTTACCTCTTTAGCATTGATTTGGTCCTTGCCTACAAATTTGTTTTCAGGGCCAATGAATCTGTTACCTTCACTAATAAGGGTAGGGTTACTGCTACCACCAATGGCATACATTTCCCAATGAGTGTAGTCATTGTTAACACAATGGACAAAACCGAATCTTGCTCTTGGCATTCTTTGGACTAATCTCTTTCCAAAGTGGTTGAATGCCAATGTGATTTGCATGATTTTGTCGTCGGTGTACGAGTCACTAGCACCGAAAAGCATCACCTCGTTGTGGTCGGTGAAATGGCCGTTCGAGATGGTAATAGCAGTCGAACCCATGATCGCGTCGATCAAACCATCAGTACAATTTCTCATCGAAACATGATCAATCCAAATATTACTAGAACCAAAGATGGAAATACCATCACCATCACTCCTAGTCCTGATACCATAATGGCTCTCAGAATCTATAATCATGCCGCCTTCACGGACTTGAATGTTGTAAATCTTGATTTCATGGATGATAACATTCTTAATAAATTGGATAGTAATTCCGGCTCCATTGGCAATGTAAACATCAACTCCTCTACCATCAATGGTCTTGTCGCTTGTCATGATAAGCTCTTGTTGGAGTGTGATCATCATGCTCCGAGCGAATGTGATCCAAAGGGAACCGTTACGGGTGACCGCGTGACGAAGAGTGCCGGGTCTTGGGTTCAACAATTCGGTGTCGGAGGGATCGGTGACAACGTAGATTGGACCACCTTTACCTCCACGGGTATTTCTGCCGAAGCCTTGGACACAGTCGGCTAGCTTCTGGCGATTGTTAGCCCAATTTGGGTCACACCTCCAGCACCTGTCAATGGGGTTTGTGGCCAAACATTTTCCTCCTTTTCCTCCCTTTAAGTTCCTTCTTGTGCTCTTTCCAGCTATGATTCTGTTTGTCAAAAATATCAAtcacatttattttttttctacatAGAATTCATTGTATGAATTATAAAAAGAGTGATTTTTTCTATCATATAAAATTGAATGGAATTTGATACGATTATGAAATGATATGGTAGAGTATAATTAGAAAAATACTCACTCGGAGATAGATGCTGTAAAATTTCCAGAGACTGCATAAGGATCAGGAAAATAAGCTGCATGATTATCTTGTTTTGCAATTTTAGCCCTTTCCTGCCAATATGAATCAAACTCAGGTCGTTGTTCTTTCCAATACTCACTGCTCTCTAATATATTGGCATTCAAGGTAGGAGTGATGATTGCTAAacaaagaataaaaagaaaaatgtctAGTGACCTccccattttatttattttattagttctTTCTTATTTCTGTTGACCGAAAAAGGGTTAACTCATCAATTGAAGTTAACCCCGATGGGTCAACCAGATAAGTAAGAAAGAACTTTGTTATTGGGGAGAGTTCAAATGCGATGAATAAATGTATATGACCCCAACAATAATTTCAATGTTGCATGGGTATTTTATACACCAAATCCAAAAGTTATTTTAAGGGTATGTTAGAAAAACATGAGGCTACGAAAACGGGTTACTtatctttgaaaatgaccgttTTTGAGGTCATGATTTGTAATGGATTTTCTTTCATTCACTTGCATACTATTTATTGCATACTATTTATAGGAAATACTTGTAATTACAATTTGCTATTTCATTATGATAGCCATGAAAAAATGGATAATTTTTGTTAGCAtcttaaatctaaaaataaaaagaggAAAAGTGTTTTGTCTTGGTTACTTGCATAACAGTTCACTTCACACATATCAACATACTGTGTCCTATTGATACTGGAAATAATAACAGTTCAAGTTTATCCAAATGTAAAAATCCTTTGTACTATCCATCGTAGGCGCATTTGATTACCAATATCTTTTTATCGAGTTGACTAACTCGTTTTTTTTAATCAGGTTTGAGAACCTTTTAATTCTCATTATTAATACaacttatttaaaaaaagtttatcCAAAATTTTGAATGGACTAAAACGGGCACTTCAAAAATAACGACAAAGAGTTTTAATTTGTCCGCGTttattatgttgatgatatttatGTTGGTTCCTCTTTGCATgacaaattaaataattttagcaACGTACTTAAATATTTGTCTCTCACACCAATTCAAATGGGCGTTCCTCTAGCATTATATGTAGCCACCGATAGTAAAAAAAAAGGTGAACACTTCTGTACCCATCTAATTTTATTGGATACCAATACTCTCTCTGACATGTCAAATTTTGATAGGTCCACTTATAcagttttaatttaaattgttaatattaattttatttataaaaaatcattatattaataattatcagaccattcaattaaacaaattaaaagataTACCAACAACTGcactttttcatttttgtttattttcttcacaGAAACCCAatatctctttcttcttcatgTAATTGGCTTTCTTCTTCATCTCCACTTTTACAAATTCAATAAATCTAACTTCACTCATGTGCAAACACTATCTGTCCAAAACCAAATGACCATCCATAAACCATGAAATTTCCTCACTATAATTTCGCCATTGGCATAAACTTCACAAATGCATCACAAAACCAGAACTCACATCATcactaaataataaaaacaaaagaaaagaggGAGAGAAAATTTCCAGAATTAAGAGCCGATTCGAAATCAAACAAACACATCATCAGAAAATTACTTGCCACAGGAAACACAATCCAGCCCCGCCGTTCATAACTCATATGAAACCGGCAAATCTCCGATGAAAGCACCACCGCAGGCGAAGACTTCACACTCCGACCAAAAATCTGCCACTTCCAGATCCGGCACGAAAACCTCATCACACAGTCACCGCGAGTCATTCCTCCCCGTACATCCAAGACGCGTTCCTATGCACTGCTGACACTACAAAAAACGCGCCTGGATAGCGGGGGTTTTTGACCTCCGCGAAATGTTTTGCGGGAGTTTTAAAAACGGCCGCTTATACGATTCCCACAATTTATTTGCGGGGGTTTAGAGCGACCGCTGGTATCTTGGTGAATAAACTGGGGAGGCTGCTTTATGGAGGTTCAAAACCCCCGCAAAATATTTaagatatgcaaaaaaaaaaatcacagcattcaagttttaaatttattaatttataaatagacaggatatttatattaattataaattggtaaaaaatataaaatactaaATTTTCTTACACAGATATTTCACACCTTTGACAAAACTAGCCAAGtacactaaaataaaataaaagataaaaacagTCCAACTTCTAATTCAACATCTAATTAACTAATCAACTATTGAAGAGACCTAGTATAGCATGGAAGCCTCCCTATTTTCTCTAAGAACATACTCCAATTTATCAGATGTTGCTTCATcaaaaatcaccaacaaatcaaGAGTAATGATTTGCAAAGGGCATACAAAGCCATACCAATCAAGtagaaaatatatataacacAGGACCTGAAAATATAATTGAACCTTTTGAGTCTTCTCCAAACATAGAAAATATAATTAAGTTACCTCAAGTAAGAGCATAGAAAATATATGAACATGCAATAAAATTAAGTTACCTCAAGTTTGCTCATTTGAGTCTTCTCTGAACCTCAGTGTGCATTTGTAGAACCTTGCTCTTGTGTAGATTTCTATCATTGGAAAGGACAAATTCATGTTGACAATGCCAAATACATAAAGAGCTATAACAGTAGAATCAACTTTAGGAAGATTACAAGCAAATATAGTATCACTTTGCAGAAAACACAAATATCTAGTCATTTAAAAGGGAAAACCATTAACAAAATAATTATTCTAGCAACTTGTATTGGTATTGATAGACGTAGAGTGGACCTTACATGACTAATTGTCTTGTTTAGCACTAATTAACTCTATAGAAGAAAGCTACTTATATTTAAAATAGTTAACTCTTTTCTCAGACTTGTGTTTTCATTAACTTTAGCTTCTTAGTTTCTTACCTAATTAGTATGAAAGTTCTCTTTTTTTTATCAATGGCAAAAGGACTCTTCTCAACTAACTTAGATATAAAACTATAAGCTTATAAAAACTCTTCGGTAAGTGAAAATTATATAGTTATTTTAATAGAAAGGGCTTATCATCGTAGCTATTCATAGCTAAGTACCACTATGACACACTTATAAAcatctaaaaaaccaaaatagaaaaaataacacaAAAAGAATATCAATATTGTCTCTCACAAATTGAAGCTTGGTTTCACAGACACATGAATGTATTGATTTTAATTCAATTGTAATTACCATGTTGTGAGGATAATAGTGAATGATGCTCTCCTTCCTTCAATTTGTAAATACTCAAATGACTTATCCTGCAACAGTTTGATTGGACAAAGAATGTAAACAACTTAATGCCAATAatctattaaaattgatattgttaAGTCTATTGTTTGTCCTTGTGAAGTTAACATTTCATTTATCATTCAGAAATCGGGTGACATCACATTCCCTTACAGGTTTAGGAAGCTCCACAAATTCTTGTAAATTGGAATAACTTATGGCTTTGAATCTCCTCGTTCATTGAATATCTTGTTGCTACATTTAATAGTTAAAAAGGTTATTTAGCAAAAGATAAACAATGTGATCAAACTTAGAGAATAGAAATCAAACTAAACACTATTAAAACCTAGAAATTAAAGTTTCAAAAAACAGTATACTATCTCACTTTCACTATAAAAGTCTCAATTACAATAATTATCtatcacaaaatatatgttaGTTTAGAATACTAAGATATCATTAATTAAATTTTCCAATATAAAACTCACTATTTTGATGACTACATTGCTTGACCAATATAAACCCTTTAATACAAATAGGATGATTCGTGCATCCAAGTTTCAACACTATCCAACTGTAAAATCACTGAACGAGGAGATTCGTGCATCCAATGGTCAactcaaaatcacttcttcaCACAAATATGATTCGACTTACTAGCACCCGTTGTGAACA
Above is a genomic segment from Vicia villosa cultivar HV-30 ecotype Madison, WI unplaced genomic scaffold, Vvil1.0 ctg.001263F_1_1, whole genome shotgun sequence containing:
- the LOC131634248 gene encoding pectate lyase-like, whose product is MGRSLDIFLFILCLAIITPTLNANILESSEYWKEQRPEFDSYWQERAKIAKQDNHAAYFPDPYAVSGNFTASISEIIAGKSTRRNLKGGKGGKCLATNPIDRCWRCDPNWANNRQKLADCVQGFGRNTRGGKGGPIYVVTDPSDTELLNPRPGTLRHAVTRNGSLWITFARSMMITLQQELIMTSDKTIDGRGVDVYIANGAGITIQFIKNVIIHEIKIYNIQVREGGMIIDSESHYGIRTRSDGDGISIFGSSNIWIDHVSMRNCTDGLIDAIMGSTAITISNGHFTDHNEVMLFGASDSYTDDKIMQITLAFNHFGKRLVQRMPRARFGFVHCVNNDYTHWEMYAIGGSSNPTLISEGNRFIGPENKFVGKDQINAKEVTKREYTEEKIWTSWQWRSINDEFLNGAYFVNSGPELKNRPFSRKDMITAKPGSYVGRLTRYSGILGCRVGQPC